From one Enterococcus sp. DIV2402 genomic stretch:
- a CDS encoding low molecular weight protein-tyrosine-phosphatase, with product MTKVLFVCLGNICRSPMAEGLMRKYSEEYQLEIVVDSAATSRWEVGNPVYSGTQKILRKENVDYSQMFSRQIKLGDFELFDWIIGMDHDNVDDLRAMAPKEYHHKIHLYQEVVPGKEDQAIPDPWYTGDFEQTYRLVKAGLPLWAEKFASNKS from the coding sequence ATGACGAAAGTTTTATTTGTATGCTTGGGAAATATTTGTCGTTCACCAATGGCAGAGGGCTTGATGCGTAAATATAGTGAAGAATACCAATTGGAGATAGTTGTCGATTCAGCTGCTACGAGTCGTTGGGAAGTGGGAAATCCAGTTTATAGTGGGACCCAAAAAATTTTACGCAAAGAAAATGTTGATTACTCACAAATGTTTTCACGTCAAATTAAATTGGGAGATTTTGAACTATTTGATTGGATTATTGGAATGGATCATGATAATGTAGACGATTTACGAGCGATGGCACCCAAAGAATATCATCATAAAATTCATTTGTATCAAGAAGTAGTACCAGGAAAAGAAGACCAAGCGATTCCTGATCCATGGTATACAGGAGATTTTGAGCAGACGTATCGTTTGGTCAAGGCAGGTTTGCCTTTATGGGCTGAAAAATTTGCATCGAATAAAAGCTGA
- a CDS encoding TetR/AcrR family transcriptional regulator — MAEGKKTKAAIAAAYIQLCEEKEWAKISVQDIALRTEINRQTFYYHFPDKKTLLRWVYLNDSLRYLAADEVSLDNWEEQALKMLKTMQEKSVFYHNTLAGERDILMNEFFQVVQEVFKQLFQQVDEEHVLSTQDIQFYSRFFSFGCSGILEAWIRGNFQETPLDIATQLLRLAQDIEVYSYRIYQRNEE, encoded by the coding sequence ATGGCAGAAGGTAAAAAAACTAAAGCTGCGATTGCTGCAGCTTATATTCAGTTATGTGAAGAAAAAGAATGGGCAAAAATTAGCGTACAAGATATTGCTTTACGTACGGAGATTAACCGCCAAACCTTTTATTATCATTTTCCAGATAAAAAAACGCTGTTGCGCTGGGTGTATTTGAATGATTCGTTAAGGTATTTAGCGGCGGATGAAGTTTCTTTAGATAATTGGGAAGAACAAGCGTTGAAAATGTTGAAAACAATGCAAGAAAAAAGTGTTTTTTATCATAATACACTAGCTGGTGAGCGCGATATTTTGATGAATGAGTTTTTTCAAGTCGTTCAAGAAGTTTTTAAGCAATTGTTCCAGCAAGTAGATGAAGAACATGTATTGTCTACGCAAGATATTCAGTTTTATAGTCGCTTTTTTTCTTTTGGTTGCAGTGGTATTTTAGAAGCTTGGATTCGTGGGAATTTTCAAGAGACGCCGCTAGACATTGCAACGCAGCTCTTACGTTTGGCGCAGGATATTGAAGTTTATTCATATCGAATTTATCAAAGAAATGAGGAATAA
- the msrB gene encoding peptide-methionine (R)-S-oxide reductase MsrB — translation MAEHSKEELKKKLSSIEFAVTQENATERPFTGEYDNFYEKGIYVDIVSGEPLFVSSDKFDAGCGWPSFSRPIATAEIQEKKDYELIYPRVEVRSKEADSHLGHVFTDGPEELGGLRYCINSAALKFIPYDDMVEKGYEEYQQYVR, via the coding sequence ATGGCAGAACATTCAAAAGAAGAACTAAAGAAAAAATTATCATCTATTGAATTTGCTGTAACGCAAGAGAATGCGACAGAACGTCCTTTTACAGGTGAATATGATAATTTTTATGAAAAGGGAATTTATGTGGATATAGTAAGTGGAGAACCACTTTTTGTTTCTAGTGATAAATTTGATGCAGGTTGTGGTTGGCCATCATTCTCACGTCCAATTGCTACAGCAGAAATTCAAGAAAAAAAAGATTATGAATTAATTTATCCTCGTGTAGAAGTGCGCAGCAAAGAAGCTGATTCACATCTCGGGCATGTGTTTACAGATGGACCAGAAGAATTAGGTGGCTTGCGCTATTGTATTAATTCTGCCGCATTAAAATTTATTCCATATGACGATATGGTAGAAAAAGGTTACGAAGAATACCAACAATATGTCAGATAA
- a CDS encoding cupin domain-containing protein: MKIAEQWIRELQLIPHEEGGYFKQTDVSEQTIVTSNGTRPLYTSILFLLNTDSPSHFHRLQSDETWFYHEGAALTVHCIFPDGHYEAILLGKHPQLGEKLSYTVPKGTIFGSSVEKSFALVSCVVAPGFDYQDFELFTQNELLKDYPQHETIIKQLAYETI, translated from the coding sequence ATGAAGATAGCAGAACAATGGATTCGAGAATTACAATTAATTCCCCATGAAGAAGGTGGTTATTTTAAACAAACCGATGTCAGTGAACAAACTATAGTAACTTCTAATGGCACTCGTCCACTATACACCTCTATTTTATTTTTATTAAATACTGATAGTCCTTCACATTTTCATCGATTACAATCTGATGAAACTTGGTTCTATCATGAAGGAGCAGCATTAACCGTTCACTGTATTTTTCCAGATGGACATTATGAAGCCATTTTGTTAGGTAAGCATCCTCAGTTAGGTGAAAAATTATCTTATACTGTTCCTAAAGGGACTATTTTTGGCTCAAGTGTTGAGAAATCTTTTGCTTTAGTCAGTTGTGTGGTCGCTCCAGGTTTTGATTATCAAGACTTTGAATTATTTACACAAAATGAACTACTAAAAGACTATCCTCAACATGAGACAATTATTAAACAATTAGCCTATGAAACAATCTAA
- the ruvB gene encoding Holliday junction branch migration DNA helicase RuvB: protein MTDRMISPNTNQEEEFLERTLRPQYFAQYIGQDKVKQELNIYIQAAKHREESLDHVLLYGPPGLGKTTMAMVIANEMGVNIRTTSGPTIEKPGDLVATLNELEPGDVLFVDEIHRLPRVAEEMLYSAMEDFYVDIMVGQGTTAHPVHFPLPPFTLIGATTRAGMLSAPLRDRFGIISHMQYYEEADLKEIVQRSAEIFQTEIVETGAIEIARRSRGTPRIANRLLKRVRDFAQVQANGIIDQKIADKALSLLQVDSAGLDLIDQKLIKTMIELYNGGPVGLSTLSVNIGEERETVEDMYEPYLIQKGFLKRTPRGRVATLLAYEHFGYSYQE, encoded by the coding sequence ATGACTGATCGAATGATTTCGCCAAATACGAATCAAGAAGAAGAATTTCTTGAAAGAACACTACGTCCGCAGTATTTTGCGCAATATATTGGGCAAGATAAAGTAAAACAAGAATTGAATATCTATATCCAAGCGGCCAAACATCGTGAAGAGTCATTGGACCATGTGTTACTTTACGGACCTCCAGGATTAGGAAAAACAACGATGGCCATGGTAATTGCTAATGAAATGGGTGTCAATATTCGTACAACAAGTGGCCCTACCATTGAAAAACCAGGTGACTTAGTAGCTACTTTAAACGAACTAGAGCCTGGGGATGTTTTATTTGTTGATGAAATTCATCGCTTACCACGTGTGGCAGAAGAAATGTTATATTCAGCAATGGAAGATTTTTATGTGGATATTATGGTTGGACAAGGAACAACGGCACATCCTGTTCATTTTCCCTTGCCACCATTTACCCTAATTGGTGCGACAACACGTGCAGGAATGCTTTCAGCGCCATTAAGAGATCGTTTTGGTATCATTTCACACATGCAGTATTATGAAGAAGCTGATTTAAAAGAAATTGTTCAACGATCGGCAGAAATTTTTCAAACTGAAATTGTTGAAACTGGTGCAATTGAAATTGCGCGTCGTTCTAGAGGGACTCCTAGAATTGCCAATCGGTTGTTGAAACGTGTGCGTGATTTCGCTCAAGTTCAAGCGAATGGTATTATTGATCAAAAAATTGCTGATAAAGCCTTATCTTTATTACAAGTAGATAGTGCTGGTTTAGATTTAATTGATCAAAAATTAATTAAAACAATGATTGAGTTATATAATGGTGGGCCTGTTGGATTAAGTACGTTGTCTGTAAATATCGGAGAAGAACGAGAAACTGTAGAAGATATGTACGAACCGTATTTGATTCAAAAAGGGTTTTTAAAACGAACGCCACGTGGAAGAGTAGCGACGCTTTTAGCATATGAACATTTTGGCTACTCTTATCAAGAATAG
- the ruvA gene encoding Holliday junction branch migration protein RuvA produces MYEYIIGKIAAIHPAYIVIETNGIGYQIASGNPYRYSSKMNQEVKIFVHQVIREDAHTLYGFNSLEAKQLFLRLISVSGIGPKSGLAIMANDDHDGLIAAIESGDITYLTKFPGVGKKTAQQLILDLKGKLGELAGDLTGEVPMELFTTSENPALEEAIAALQALGYSERETKKVHKQLLQEPVQSTDEYLRAGLKLMMKK; encoded by the coding sequence ATGTACGAGTATATTATTGGTAAAATTGCGGCAATTCATCCCGCATATATTGTGATTGAAACAAATGGTATTGGGTATCAGATTGCTTCGGGAAACCCGTATCGTTATAGTAGTAAAATGAATCAAGAGGTAAAAATCTTTGTCCATCAAGTTATCCGTGAAGATGCACATACCTTGTATGGTTTTAATAGTTTAGAAGCAAAGCAATTATTTTTACGCTTAATTAGTGTATCCGGAATTGGTCCAAAGAGTGGCTTAGCAATTATGGCAAATGATGACCATGACGGTTTAATAGCTGCAATCGAATCTGGAGACATTACTTATTTAACTAAATTTCCTGGTGTAGGTAAAAAAACAGCTCAACAATTAATTCTTGACTTAAAAGGAAAACTTGGAGAACTTGCAGGGGATTTGACGGGGGAGGTACCAATGGAATTGTTTACTACTTCAGAAAATCCTGCGTTAGAAGAAGCAATAGCAGCTTTGCAAGCACTAGGCTATAGTGAAAGAGAAACAAAAAAAGTTCACAAACAATTACTGCAAGAACCAGTTCAATCAACGGATGAATATTTACGAGCTGGGTTAAAATTAATGATGAAAAAATAA
- the nox gene encoding H2O-forming NADH oxidase: protein MTKTVIIGSNHAGIAAGNVLLDKYEGQEVVMIERNSNFSYLSCGTALWVGRQIDEDEVPGLFYTNREDFEAKGAKVYLETAVDSIDFEKKEVHCVTSDGSEFVESYDKLVIATGSKPISPKVPGRELKNITFMKKYAEGEFIDGILDSDEIQNVAVIGAGYIGVEMAEAVKRRGKNVLLFDAMDRSLPSYYDREFTDAMDKNLADNGVELHLGELVQEYKGTDKVEAVVTANGEYQVDLVVNAIGFLPNSELGKDHLQVYKNGAYLVNRHQRTNDPDVYAVGDCATVYSNALQDTTYIALATNAVRTGMVAGENIGGAAVASPGVQGSNGISIFGYNMVSTGYSVEAAERHGLVVKYTDFEDTQKPGFMKKNDKVKIRIVYEATTRRIVGAQIASTTSEISMAIHMFSLAIERGVTVDELALLDLFFLPHFNQPYNYINKAALAAE, encoded by the coding sequence ATGACAAAAACAGTAATTATTGGATCGAACCACGCAGGTATTGCTGCTGGAAATGTGTTATTAGATAAGTATGAAGGTCAAGAAGTTGTAATGATCGAGCGTAACAGCAATTTTAGTTACTTAAGTTGTGGAACAGCACTTTGGGTAGGGCGTCAAATCGATGAAGATGAAGTACCTGGCCTATTCTACACAAACCGTGAAGATTTTGAAGCAAAAGGCGCGAAAGTTTATTTAGAAACAGCTGTTGACAGCATTGACTTTGAGAAAAAAGAAGTTCATTGTGTGACATCAGATGGTTCTGAATTTGTTGAATCATATGATAAATTAGTTATTGCAACTGGTTCTAAACCAATTTCTCCAAAAGTACCTGGGCGTGAATTGAAAAACATCACATTCATGAAAAAATATGCTGAAGGCGAGTTTATCGATGGTATCTTGGATTCAGATGAAATCCAAAATGTTGCGGTAATCGGTGCTGGTTACATTGGTGTTGAAATGGCTGAAGCTGTAAAACGTCGCGGCAAAAACGTGTTATTATTTGATGCGATGGATCGTTCTTTACCAAGCTACTATGACCGTGAATTTACAGATGCGATGGATAAAAATCTGGCAGACAATGGTGTTGAATTACACTTAGGTGAATTGGTTCAAGAATACAAAGGAACGGATAAAGTTGAAGCAGTTGTTACAGCAAATGGTGAATATCAAGTTGATTTAGTTGTCAATGCAATTGGTTTCTTGCCAAACAGTGAATTAGGCAAAGATCATTTGCAAGTATACAAAAATGGCGCTTACTTGGTGAATCGTCATCAAAGAACCAACGATCCAGACGTATATGCAGTTGGTGACTGTGCAACAGTTTATTCAAACGCATTACAAGATACAACTTATATTGCTTTAGCAACAAATGCTGTTCGTACAGGAATGGTTGCTGGTGAAAATATCGGTGGCGCTGCAGTTGCATCACCAGGTGTTCAAGGTTCAAATGGAATCTCAATCTTCGGTTACAACATGGTTTCAACTGGCTACTCTGTTGAAGCAGCAGAACGTCATGGCTTAGTCGTGAAATACACTGATTTTGAAGATACACAAAAACCAGGCTTTATGAAGAAAAACGATAAAGTTAAAATCCGTATTGTATACGAGGCAACTACTCGTCGTATTGTTGGCGCACAAATTGCTTCTACAACTTCAGAAATTTCAATGGCAATCCACATGTTCTCATTAGCAATTGAGCGTGGGGTAACAGTTGATGAGCTAGCATTACTAGACTTGTTCTTCTTACCACACTTCAATCAACCATATAACTATATTAACAAAGCTGCATTAGCAGCAGAATAA